A DNA window from Actinokineospora baliensis contains the following coding sequences:
- a CDS encoding alpha/beta fold hydrolase, translated as MPVVDLNGISLSYHDKGTGDPVLMLMGTGSSGRVWHLHQQPALVAAGYRVITVDNRGIAPTSECADGITVADMAADVVALAEHLELSTIALIGTSLGARIAVEVAATRPELVDRLVLMATRARQEALHAAFDAGELELATAGIRLPPRYHAASTALWNLSPRTLFDNGKAREWLDILEFTTQPVGPGVLAQMAIVDDPAVLGLCARITASALVIAFSDDVITPPHLGREVAGAITGARFAEVADGGHYGYLEQPGEVNSLLLDFLGRG; from the coding sequence GTGCCGGTAGTCGACCTCAACGGCATCAGCTTGAGCTACCACGACAAGGGCACCGGTGACCCTGTCCTGATGCTGATGGGTACTGGCAGCTCCGGTCGCGTGTGGCACCTGCACCAGCAGCCCGCTCTTGTCGCCGCCGGGTACCGCGTGATCACCGTGGACAACCGGGGTATCGCGCCCACCTCTGAGTGCGCCGACGGCATCACTGTGGCCGACATGGCCGCAGACGTCGTCGCGCTCGCGGAGCACCTAGAGCTCTCCACGATCGCTCTTATAGGCACCTCCCTCGGCGCGCGCATCGCGGTTGAGGTTGCTGCTACTCGGCCTGAGTTGGTCGACCGGCTCGTGCTGATGGCAACGAGGGCCCGCCAAGAGGCTCTGCACGCCGCTTTCGACGCGGGCGAGTTGGAGTTGGCGACCGCGGGCATTCGATTGCCGCCGCGCTACCACGCAGCTTCTACAGCTTTGTGGAACCTTTCTCCGCGCACGTTGTTCGACAACGGCAAAGCGCGGGAATGGCTCGACATCCTGGAGTTCACCACCCAGCCGGTCGGGCCGGGCGTGCTGGCCCAGATGGCGATCGTCGACGACCCCGCCGTGCTCGGGCTGTGCGCGAGGATCACCGCGTCCGCCCTGGTCATCGCCTTCTCCGACGACGTGATCACCCCGCCGCACCTGGGCCGCGAGGTGGCGGGCGCGATCACCGGCGCACGGTTCGCCGAGGTCGCCGACGGGGGTCATTACGGCTATTTGGAGCAGCCCGGCGAGGTCAACTCGCTGCTGCTGGACTTCCTCGGTCGCGGCTGA
- a CDS encoding MarR family winged helix-turn-helix transcriptional regulator, which translates to MWLDERESRVWRAHLALHRDLQAVLERRLTRDSGLSLADYALLVPLSESADGLVRARDLAAAVGWERSRLSHHLTRMESRGLITRETCPEDARGAMVRLTPHGRATITAAAPDHVATVRRTFLAPLTDADLTTLDDIYRRLSAALAEEE; encoded by the coding sequence ATGTGGCTCGACGAGCGCGAATCCCGGGTCTGGCGGGCCCACCTGGCCCTGCACCGCGACCTCCAGGCCGTCCTGGAACGCCGCCTCACCCGCGACAGCGGCCTGTCCCTCGCCGACTACGCCCTCCTGGTCCCCCTCTCCGAGTCCGCCGACGGCCTCGTCCGAGCCCGAGACCTGGCCGCCGCGGTCGGCTGGGAGCGCAGCAGGCTCTCCCACCACCTCACCCGCATGGAGTCCCGAGGCCTGATAACCCGAGAAACCTGCCCCGAAGACGCCCGAGGCGCCATGGTCCGCCTCACCCCCCACGGCCGAGCCACCATCACCGCCGCCGCCCCAGACCACGTAGCCACCGTCCGCCGCACCTTCCTCGCCCCCCTCACCGACGCCGACCTGACCACCCTCGACGACATCTACCGCCGCCTCTCCGCCGCCCTCGCCGAAGAGGAGTGA
- a CDS encoding ABC transporter ATP-binding protein, whose amino-acid sequence MDLLRSGLRRERAVLGAGLAATVVQQAALLALPWCVQHGLDEGIAPGDTGRTAFWSVTTAVVAAVMLVAAVAGKWWANLAANRIAHALRADLARGVGGLDRAAIAPFGRGDLAMRVTRDTELITAWVQGLTRWSRVVVTVLVVVPAVAVLDPVLLIVLLVAMPLLGLLNAQFPGRYRTANERLSGAHGTRADAVEDLLSASAAVRGLGGEQVLVRRHTEVSAHVTRHTLGVARISAWWVSAPPALLRLAVAIGLAVGGLAAIDGRISVGSLVAFTSWMITMTVAVTVLVDLLVNRNQARVAAARVAEVLAARPAVAAPADPRPLPETGMLAAVGVSAVRDGRTVLDPVDLVAGPGELVVVTGPTGSGKSVLVRLLCRLDDPDHGTVHFGGIDLRLADPEQVWRRVGVVPQRPVVLSGTIRDNITLDRDVDLALVREACHVAALDEFIDGLPDGYDTVVGERGETLSGGQVQRLALARGLLDKPPVLVLDDVTSAVDAETERTILRRLRDWSPETAIVFVTHRPAVVAAADRLITLTEDMEVVGG is encoded by the coding sequence GTGGATCTGCTGCGCAGCGGCCTGCGGAGGGAGCGGGCCGTGCTCGGCGCGGGCCTGGCCGCCACGGTGGTGCAACAGGCCGCGCTGCTGGCCCTGCCGTGGTGCGTCCAGCACGGCCTCGACGAGGGCATCGCCCCCGGCGACACCGGTCGCACCGCGTTCTGGTCGGTCACCACCGCCGTGGTCGCCGCCGTCATGCTGGTCGCGGCGGTCGCGGGGAAGTGGTGGGCGAACCTGGCGGCGAACCGGATCGCGCACGCGCTGCGCGCCGACCTCGCCCGAGGCGTCGGCGGCCTCGACCGCGCCGCCATCGCCCCGTTCGGCCGCGGTGACCTCGCCATGCGGGTCACCAGGGACACCGAGCTGATCACCGCCTGGGTGCAGGGGCTCACCCGGTGGTCGCGGGTCGTGGTGACGGTGCTGGTCGTGGTGCCCGCCGTGGCCGTGCTCGACCCGGTGCTGCTCATCGTGCTGCTGGTCGCGATGCCGCTGCTCGGCCTGCTCAACGCCCAGTTCCCCGGCCGCTACCGCACCGCCAACGAGCGCCTCTCCGGCGCGCACGGCACCCGCGCCGACGCGGTGGAGGACCTGCTCTCGGCCAGTGCCGCGGTGCGCGGACTCGGCGGTGAGCAGGTGCTGGTGCGCCGCCACACCGAGGTCAGCGCGCACGTCACCCGGCACACCCTCGGCGTGGCCCGGATCTCGGCGTGGTGGGTCTCCGCCCCGCCCGCGCTGCTGCGGCTGGCCGTGGCGATCGGTCTCGCCGTCGGCGGGCTGGCCGCCATCGACGGCCGGATCAGCGTCGGCTCCCTGGTCGCCTTCACCTCGTGGATGATCACCATGACGGTCGCGGTGACCGTCCTGGTCGACCTGCTGGTCAACCGGAACCAGGCCAGGGTCGCCGCGGCGCGCGTCGCCGAGGTGCTGGCCGCCCGACCCGCCGTCGCCGCCCCCGCCGACCCGCGGCCGCTGCCCGAGACCGGCATGCTCGCCGCGGTCGGCGTCAGCGCGGTGCGCGACGGCCGCACCGTGCTCGACCCGGTCGACCTGGTCGCCGGGCCGGGGGAGTTGGTCGTGGTGACCGGCCCGACCGGCTCCGGCAAGTCGGTGCTGGTGCGGTTGCTGTGCAGGCTGGACGACCCGGACCACGGCACCGTCCACTTCGGCGGGATCGATCTGCGGTTGGCCGACCCGGAGCAGGTGTGGCGCCGGGTGGGTGTTGTGCCGCAACGGCCCGTGGTGCTCTCGGGCACGATCCGCGACAACATCACCCTCGACCGCGACGTCGACCTGGCCCTCGTGCGCGAAGCGTGCCATGTCGCCGCGCTCGACGAGTTCATCGACGGCCTCCCCGACGGGTACGACACCGTCGTGGGCGAGCGCGGCGAGACCCTCTCCGGCGGGCAGGTCCAACGGCTCGCGCTGGCCAGGGGGCTGCTGGACAAGCCACCGGTGCTGGTGCTCGACGACGTCACCTCCGCGGTGGACGCCGAGACCGAGCGCACCATCCTGCGCAGGCTGCGCGACTGGTCCCCGGAGACCGCCATCGTCTTCGTCACCCACCGCCCGGCCGTGGTCGCCGCCGCGGACCGCCTGATCACCCTCACCGAGGACATGGAGGTCGTCGGTGGCTGA
- a CDS encoding ABC transporter ATP-binding protein: MAEIRTLAEAPSTKGVLRRFWPHLRQHRWRIAAALLTTAAATAAVVGIAPVIGSGVDAVLAKDKGGLWLAVFVLIGLTLCRLVLLAAAELQLTSVGERVVRHLRELVVDRLASAPLRFIEAHRTGDLLRRSTGEVAELAQFVRASLPDLLGALITLSMTIVVLLAYSWLMTLILLAVFLPAAILVLRWFDRAADDAFGDQAAAEATMAAQFTEFVAAGETLRLGGGVRARLRRFGRSNDEALKAANRTVAVQNRLETMSLLEGLSTAVLLLLGVWLVTSDQISVGTVVVFVLATKNLFEGVLNLSELLAELQLARVGLARLLDLLEATERQGKSGASTPAPERAELSTADLGYAYVNGAEVLHDVSVSFTEGDRAGLVGQTGSGKTTLAKLLSGLYTPDRGKVTYGGVDLADLDEADLRGKLVLVPQQVHLVDGTIADNLALAPTAPTRQDMVDAVHALGLDEWVASLPDGLDTVVGRRGDRLSAGERQILGLVRASLVDPAVLILDEATADIDPETSARLERAVDHLHTGRTLIVIAHREATIERLPRVVRLAGGRVVHEERAV, translated from the coding sequence GTGGCTGAGATCCGCACCCTCGCCGAGGCGCCGTCGACCAAGGGCGTCCTGCGCCGCTTCTGGCCGCACCTGCGGCAGCACCGCTGGCGCATCGCCGCCGCCCTGCTCACCACCGCCGCGGCCACCGCCGCTGTGGTCGGCATCGCCCCGGTCATCGGCTCGGGTGTGGACGCGGTGCTCGCCAAGGACAAGGGCGGGCTGTGGCTGGCCGTGTTCGTCCTCATCGGACTGACGCTGTGCAGGCTCGTCCTGCTCGCCGCCGCGGAGCTGCAGTTGACCTCGGTCGGCGAGCGGGTCGTGCGGCACCTGCGGGAACTGGTCGTCGACCGGCTCGCGTCGGCGCCGCTGCGCTTCATCGAGGCGCACCGCACCGGCGACCTGCTGCGCCGCAGCACCGGTGAGGTCGCCGAGTTGGCCCAGTTCGTCCGGGCCAGCCTGCCGGACCTGCTCGGCGCCCTGATCACGCTCAGCATGACGATTGTGGTGCTGCTCGCCTACTCCTGGCTGATGACCCTGATCCTGTTGGCGGTCTTCCTGCCCGCGGCGATCCTGGTGCTGCGCTGGTTCGACCGCGCGGCCGATGACGCGTTCGGTGACCAGGCCGCCGCGGAGGCGACCATGGCCGCCCAGTTCACCGAGTTCGTCGCGGCGGGGGAGACGCTGCGCCTCGGTGGTGGGGTGCGCGCCCGGCTGCGCCGTTTCGGCCGTTCCAACGACGAAGCGCTCAAGGCGGCCAACCGCACGGTCGCGGTGCAGAACCGCCTAGAGACGATGAGTCTGCTGGAGGGCTTGTCCACTGCGGTGTTGCTGCTGCTCGGCGTGTGGTTGGTGACCTCCGATCAGATCAGCGTCGGCACGGTCGTGGTTTTCGTGCTGGCCACTAAGAACCTGTTCGAGGGTGTTCTTAACCTCTCCGAGCTCTTGGCCGAGTTGCAGCTTGCCCGTGTAGGCCTTGCGCGGCTGCTCGACCTCTTAGAGGCGACCGAGCGGCAAGGTAAGAGCGGCGCGAGCACCCCGGCACCCGAGCGCGCGGAACTGTCCACTGCGGACCTCGGCTACGCCTACGTTAATGGGGCCGAAGTTCTGCACGACGTCTCCGTGTCCTTCACGGAAGGCGACCGCGCAGGCCTAGTAGGCCAAACAGGCTCCGGTAAGACCACGCTCGCCAAGCTGCTCAGCGGCCTCTATACGCCCGACCGCGGCAAAGTCACCTACGGCGGCGTCGACTTGGCCGATCTCGACGAAGCCGACCTGCGCGGCAAGCTCGTCCTCGTCCCGCAGCAGGTGCATCTGGTCGATGGCACGATCGCAGACAACCTCGCTCTGGCGCCGACGGCACCAACACGCCAGGACATGGTCGACGCCGTGCACGCACTGGGCCTCGACGAGTGGGTGGCTTCGCTTCCGGACGGTCTCGACACCGTCGTCGGCAGGCGCGGCGACCGGCTCTCCGCGGGGGAGCGGCAGATCCTCGGCTTGGTCCGCGCCTCGCTGGTGGACCCGGCGGTGCTGATCCTGGACGAGGCCACGGCCGACATCGACCCGGAGACCTCGGCCCGGCTGGAACGGGCTGTGGACCACCTGCACACCGGTCGTACGCTCATCGTCATCGCCCACCGCGAGGCCACCATCGAGCGGCTGCCGCGCGTGGTGCGGCTCGCTGGGGGAAGGGTCGTCCACGAAGAAAGGGCCGTCTAG
- a CDS encoding sensor histidine kinase gives MATNALRSLWAEPRPAHAPQRRPQDWALVAVLVCWSLVEVVLREGLAPRPLLLLVVLAVLGPLPWRRTHPLAAVAVAFSTLTVVDLVRLFTGSQGTLLNSTSATLVLTYALFRWGSGREAASGFGFILLWLAITFVADPTSLEDTVAGYAFFLFAAALGAAVRYGTKIRVRDIDQAKAREREQLARELHDTVAHHVSGITIQAQAGRAVAATHPERAVEALATIEDAATRTLAEMRAIVGVLRAAQDTEFAPQPGVAEVERLATGGQTRPRVDVTLRGEFDDLSPAVGAAVYRLVQESITNARRHARHATRVTVAVTGDADRVRLTVDDDGSAAGGRSPAGYGLVGMRERAALLGGTFHAGPAAERGWRVEAVLPRTGTPR, from the coding sequence ATGGCCACCAACGCACTCCGCTCGCTGTGGGCCGAACCCCGTCCCGCGCACGCCCCGCAGCGGAGGCCGCAGGACTGGGCCTTGGTCGCGGTACTGGTCTGCTGGTCCCTGGTGGAAGTGGTGCTTCGCGAGGGTCTGGCGCCACGCCCGCTGCTGCTGCTCGTGGTGCTGGCGGTCCTCGGCCCCCTGCCGTGGCGACGTACGCACCCGCTCGCCGCTGTCGCGGTCGCGTTCAGCACGTTGACCGTCGTCGACCTCGTCAGGCTTTTCACCGGGTCGCAGGGCACCCTGCTGAACAGCACCTCCGCGACGCTGGTCCTGACCTACGCCCTGTTCCGGTGGGGCTCCGGCCGCGAAGCGGCGAGCGGCTTCGGCTTCATCCTGCTGTGGCTGGCCATCACCTTCGTCGCCGACCCGACCAGCCTGGAGGACACGGTCGCGGGGTACGCGTTCTTCCTGTTCGCCGCCGCGCTCGGCGCCGCGGTCCGCTACGGCACGAAGATCCGCGTCCGCGACATCGACCAGGCCAAGGCCCGCGAGCGCGAACAGCTCGCCCGCGAACTGCACGACACCGTCGCCCACCACGTCTCGGGCATCACCATCCAGGCCCAAGCGGGGCGTGCCGTCGCGGCCACCCACCCCGAGCGGGCCGTCGAGGCCCTGGCCACCATCGAGGACGCGGCGACCCGCACCCTCGCCGAGATGCGCGCCATCGTGGGCGTGCTCCGCGCCGCGCAGGACACCGAGTTCGCGCCGCAGCCCGGCGTCGCCGAGGTCGAGCGGCTCGCCACCGGAGGCCAGACGCGTCCCCGCGTGGACGTGACGCTGCGCGGCGAGTTCGACGACCTCAGCCCGGCGGTCGGGGCCGCGGTCTACCGCCTGGTCCAGGAGTCCATCACCAACGCCCGGCGGCACGCCCGGCACGCGACCCGGGTCACCGTCGCCGTCACGGGTGATGCCGACCGGGTGCGGCTGACCGTCGACGACGACGGCTCCGCCGCAGGTGGGCGCTCCCCAGCGGGTTACGGCCTGGTGGGCATGCGGGAGCGCGCCGCGCTGCTCGGCGGCACCTTCCACGCGGGCCCCGCCGCCGAGCGGGGCTGGCGGGTGGAGGCGGTCCTGCCCCGAACCGGGACGCCCCGATGA
- a CDS encoding FecCD family ABC transporter permease yields MSLVTGTPVRIGGLSTRAHPRAIIVVFALLAVTFGLAVLGMLTGDFPLTLTQLLDTLNGAGTGGQKYIVFDLRLPRVSIAVIVGAALGISGAIFQSLSRNPLGSPDIIGFSTGSATGAILVLIVFGGGVTQIALGSIAGGIVAAIVVYGLAYRTGVQGYRLILIGIGVTAVLGSLNTYILTRAGLRQAQAAQVWLVGSLNGRGWSEVLPVAIALALLLPAALVLGRRLGFLEMGDETATMLGIRTEPTRLALVVISVALTAVATACAGPIAFVALAAPQLARRLAGSAGVAIVPAAAMGAALLLAGDVLSQRAFGQNALPVGVATAAIGGLYLAWLLASEWRSGRR; encoded by the coding sequence ATGAGCCTGGTGACCGGCACGCCCGTCCGGATCGGCGGTCTGTCCACCCGCGCCCACCCGCGCGCGATCATCGTGGTCTTCGCCCTGCTCGCGGTCACCTTCGGGCTGGCCGTGCTCGGCATGCTCACCGGTGATTTCCCGCTCACCCTGACCCAGTTGCTCGACACGCTCAACGGCGCGGGCACCGGTGGCCAGAAGTACATCGTCTTCGACCTGCGCCTGCCGAGGGTGAGCATCGCCGTCATCGTCGGCGCGGCGCTGGGGATCAGCGGGGCCATCTTCCAGAGCCTGTCCCGCAACCCGTTGGGCAGCCCCGACATCATCGGTTTCTCCACCGGTTCCGCCACCGGTGCCATCCTCGTGCTGATCGTCTTCGGCGGTGGGGTCACCCAGATCGCTTTGGGCTCTATCGCAGGTGGCATCGTCGCGGCGATCGTCGTCTACGGACTCGCCTATAGGACAGGCGTTCAGGGTTACCGGCTGATCCTTATCGGCATCGGTGTCACAGCCGTCCTCGGCTCCCTGAACACGTACATCCTCACTAGAGCCGGACTACGCCAAGCCCAAGCCGCTCAAGTGTGGCTTGTCGGCAGCCTTAACGGCCGGGGTTGGTCAGAGGTACTTCCGGTGGCCATAGCGCTCGCGCTCCTCCTACCGGCCGCATTGGTGCTAGGCCGAAGGTTGGGCTTCTTGGAGATGGGTGACGAGACCGCGACGATGCTTGGCATCCGCACCGAGCCCACCCGTCTCGCGCTGGTCGTCATCAGTGTCGCTCTTACCGCGGTGGCCACCGCGTGCGCGGGACCTATCGCGTTCGTCGCACTCGCCGCGCCACAACTCGCACGTCGACTCGCGGGCTCGGCCGGGGTGGCCATAGTGCCCGCTGCCGCGATGGGCGCGGCTCTATTGCTGGCCGGGGATGTGTTGTCACAGCGCGCTTTCGGGCAGAACGCACTACCGGTCGGCGTGGCCACCGCGGCCATCGGCGGCCTCTACCTCGCCTGGTTGTTGGCCAGCGAGTGGCGTTCCGGGCGGCGCTGA
- a CDS encoding FecCD family ABC transporter permease, which yields MRVGLLGVGLVLVCLASVAIGSRTIPLSTVWDVVSGALPTGDEATIIWDRRVPRTLLGLLVGVALGVAGALMQSLTRNPLADPALLGVDIGASTAVVAAIAFFGISTVGGYIWFAFFGAAAASVLVYLLGSTGRAVTPERMVLAGAAITATLGAFVAATIVLDPAAFQQFRFWQIGSLEGRGMDVVSQIHWFILAGLVIAAGLAGPLNAIALGDETGRALGVNLTTVRVGSAAAITLLCGAATAAVGPIAFIGLTVPHMARALVGPDLRRVLPLCALIGPVLLLGADVVGRLIISPREMEVGIITAFVGAPVFIALCRRRKLAHL from the coding sequence GTGCGGGTCGGCTTGCTCGGGGTGGGGTTGGTGCTGGTCTGCCTGGCCAGCGTGGCCATCGGGTCGCGGACCATCCCGCTCTCGACCGTGTGGGACGTGGTGAGCGGGGCTCTGCCCACCGGCGACGAGGCGACGATCATTTGGGATCGGCGGGTGCCGCGCACGCTGTTGGGCCTGCTCGTCGGGGTCGCGCTCGGGGTGGCGGGTGCGCTCATGCAGTCGCTGACCCGCAATCCGCTCGCTGACCCCGCCTTGCTCGGTGTCGACATCGGTGCTTCGACCGCGGTGGTGGCCGCCATCGCGTTCTTCGGCATTTCGACCGTCGGCGGATACATCTGGTTCGCCTTCTTCGGTGCCGCCGCCGCCTCTGTCCTCGTGTACCTGCTCGGGTCGACCGGCCGTGCTGTGACCCCGGAGCGGATGGTGCTCGCGGGTGCGGCCATCACCGCGACGCTCGGGGCGTTCGTGGCGGCGACGATCGTGCTCGACCCGGCGGCGTTCCAGCAGTTCCGGTTCTGGCAGATCGGGTCGCTGGAAGGGCGCGGCATGGATGTCGTGTCGCAGATCCACTGGTTCATCCTCGCGGGCCTGGTCATCGCGGCCGGGTTGGCGGGTCCGCTCAACGCGATCGCGCTCGGCGACGAGACCGGGCGGGCGCTCGGGGTGAACCTGACCACCGTCCGGGTCGGCTCGGCCGCCGCCATCACCCTGCTCTGCGGGGCCGCGACCGCCGCGGTGGGGCCGATCGCGTTCATCGGGCTGACCGTGCCGCACATGGCGCGGGCGCTGGTGGGGCCGGACCTGCGGCGGGTGCTGCCGTTGTGCGCGCTGATCGGGCCGGTGCTGCTGCTCGGCGCGGACGTGGTCGGGCGGTTGATCATCTCGCCGCGGGAGATGGAGGTCGGGATCATCACCGCCTTCGTCGGCGCCCCGGTGTTCATCGCGTTGTGCAGGCGCCGGAAGTTGGCGCACCTATGA
- a CDS encoding MbtH family protein: MSTNPFDDENGTFHALVNDEGQYSLWPTFVDVPAGWQVVFGPDTRAAALAHIEANWTDMRPRSLAQRMDADRTSA; encoded by the coding sequence ATGTCGACCAACCCGTTCGACGACGAGAACGGCACCTTCCACGCCCTCGTCAACGACGAGGGCCAGTACTCGCTGTGGCCGACGTTCGTCGACGTCCCGGCGGGCTGGCAGGTCGTGTTCGGCCCGGACACCCGCGCCGCCGCGCTCGCCCACATCGAGGCGAACTGGACCGACATGCGCCCGCGCAGCCTGGCCCAGCGGATGGACGCCGACCGGACGAGCGCCTGA
- a CDS encoding DUF6326 family protein, whose amino-acid sequence MRTSQSPTALENPSSSPGALEDQRVSVRTKLAAAWASLMSLYIYVDYLALYKPGFIDEIRGGSVHDFDTGPTFVGLSITLMSIPAVMILLSTVLPARANRVTNLVVAVLYIPVTVYNVAGEPWSYGYFYGFSIGLELLILAFVLRSAWAWPRRTH is encoded by the coding sequence ATGAGGACGTCTCAATCCCCCACCGCACTGGAGAACCCGTCGTCGTCGCCGGGCGCGCTGGAAGACCAGCGCGTGTCCGTGCGGACCAAGCTCGCGGCGGCGTGGGCCAGCCTCATGTCCCTCTACATCTACGTCGACTACCTCGCCCTGTACAAGCCCGGCTTCATCGACGAGATCCGGGGCGGCTCCGTCCACGACTTCGACACCGGGCCCACCTTCGTCGGCCTCTCGATCACGCTCATGTCCATCCCGGCCGTGATGATCCTGCTGTCCACGGTGCTGCCCGCCAGGGCCAACCGCGTCACCAACCTCGTCGTGGCGGTGCTCTACATCCCCGTCACGGTGTACAACGTGGCGGGCGAGCCGTGGAGCTACGGCTACTTCTACGGTTTCTCCATCGGACTCGAGTTGCTGATCCTGGCCTTCGTCCTGCGCTCCGCCTGGGCCTGGCCGCGCCGGACGCACTAG
- a CDS encoding LLM class flavin-dependent oxidoreductase — translation MELGIYSFADRHPDPVTGEQVSVAEALANTLERIRLADELGLSFYGLGEHHLDTYAISNPGTVLAAAAAVTERITLSSAVTVLSTEDPVRLYQQFTTLDQLSRGRAELLAGRGSFTESFPLFGADLGDYDDLFDEKLALLLHLDREDPITWSGRFRPPLEDAHVLPRPYGEHLRISVGTGGNPQSSVRAGLLGLPVVYAVIGGQPERFAPLVDLYRRAGESTGQTGLHVTMGAIGFISKKSQEAKDTFYPYWLETMKYGARSRGWSVPSRADYDAYAHNAQALFAGSPAEIADRMISVGKLVGADRYAMQMDWSGVPHKQVMAAIELLGTEVLPQVRAEFGG, via the coding sequence ATGGAACTCGGCATCTACAGCTTCGCCGACCGCCACCCCGACCCGGTCACCGGCGAGCAGGTCTCGGTGGCCGAGGCGCTCGCCAACACCCTCGAACGCATCAGGCTCGCCGACGAGCTCGGCCTGTCGTTCTACGGGCTCGGCGAGCACCACCTCGACACCTACGCCATCTCCAACCCCGGCACCGTGCTCGCCGCCGCGGCCGCGGTCACCGAGCGGATCACGCTCAGCAGCGCGGTGACCGTGCTCAGCACCGAGGACCCGGTCCGGCTCTACCAGCAGTTCACCACGCTCGACCAGCTCAGCCGGGGCCGCGCCGAGCTGCTCGCGGGCCGCGGGTCGTTCACCGAGTCCTTCCCGCTCTTCGGCGCCGACCTGGGCGACTACGACGACCTGTTCGACGAGAAGTTGGCCCTGCTGCTGCACCTGGACCGCGAGGACCCGATCACCTGGTCCGGCCGGTTCCGGCCGCCGCTGGAGGACGCGCACGTCCTGCCGCGGCCCTACGGCGAGCACCTGCGCATCTCCGTCGGCACCGGCGGCAACCCGCAGTCGTCCGTCCGAGCGGGACTGTTGGGTCTACCGGTGGTCTACGCGGTCATCGGCGGTCAGCCGGAACGGTTCGCCCCACTCGTGGACCTCTATAGGCGCGCGGGCGAGAGCACCGGCCAAACCGGACTGCACGTGACGATGGGCGCCATTGGCTTCATCTCAAAGAAGTCGCAAGAGGCCAAGGACACGTTCTACCCGTACTGGTTGGAGACCATGAAGTACGGCGCCCGCTCCCGCGGCTGGAGCGTTCCGTCCCGCGCCGACTACGACGCCTACGCGCACAACGCCCAGGCGTTGTTCGCGGGCAGCCCGGCCGAGATCGCCGACCGCATGATCAGCGTCGGCAAGCTGGTCGGCGCCGACCGCTACGCGATGCAGATGGACTGGTCCGGCGTGCCGCACAAGCAGGTCATGGCCGCCATCGAGTTGCTGGGCACCGAGGTGCTCCCGCAGGTCCGCGCGGAGTTCGGCGGCTAG
- a CDS encoding response regulator, which yields MSIRVLIADDQPIVRTGLAMLLDAQPDIDVVGAAADGREAVRLALDLRPDVGLFDIRMPLMNGIEATRRLAGPDVADPLPIVVITTFDLDEYVHGALKAGARGFLLKDAGPALLTQAIHAAADGEALIAPSVTVRLLAAFAHERPSSPRQPVEPLTAREEEVLVPVAQGRTNTEIAGELHITPSTVKAHLANLMRKLGARNRVEVAMWAYETGRV from the coding sequence ATGAGCATCAGGGTCCTCATCGCCGACGACCAGCCCATCGTGCGCACCGGGCTGGCCATGCTGCTCGACGCCCAACCCGACATCGACGTGGTCGGCGCGGCCGCCGACGGGCGCGAGGCCGTCCGCCTGGCGCTGGACCTGCGCCCCGACGTCGGCCTGTTCGACATCCGGATGCCGCTGATGAACGGCATCGAGGCCACCCGGCGGCTCGCGGGTCCCGATGTCGCCGATCCCCTGCCGATCGTGGTCATCACGACCTTCGACCTCGACGAGTACGTCCACGGGGCGCTCAAAGCGGGTGCCCGCGGGTTCCTGCTCAAGGACGCCGGACCCGCCTTGCTGACCCAGGCCATCCACGCCGCCGCCGACGGCGAGGCGCTGATCGCGCCCAGCGTGACCGTCCGGCTGCTCGCGGCGTTCGCCCACGAACGACCCTCCTCGCCGAGGCAGCCGGTAGAGCCGCTCACTGCCCGCGAGGAGGAAGTCCTCGTGCCGGTGGCGCAGGGCCGCACCAACACCGAGATCGCGGGCGAGCTCCACATCACCCCGAGCACCGTCAAAGCCCACCTGGCCAACCTCATGCGCAAGCTCGGCGCCCGCAACCGCGTCGAGGTCGCCATGTGGGCCTACGAGACCGGCCGCGTCTGA